A stretch of the Photobacterium sp. CCB-ST2H9 genome encodes the following:
- a CDS encoding bifunctional 4-hydroxy-2-oxoglutarate aldolase/2-dehydro-3-deoxy-phosphogluconate aldolase, whose protein sequence is MSQSLIEKLKQLKVIPVIQINRVEQAVPLAKTLVENGLPVAEVTFRTDAAAEAIRLMREAYPTLCIGAGTVLNAAQVDRAQAAGAEFIVAPGLNPNTVRYCQEKGIVVVPGVNNPSQIEQALELGLNFLKFFPAEASGGLNMVKSLLAPYVDVSLMPTGGISKANIRDYLAVDRVLCCGGTWMVAPQLIDNGDWEEIGRLVREAVALVRD, encoded by the coding sequence ATGTCTCAATCCCTGATTGAAAAGTTAAAACAATTGAAAGTTATCCCGGTGATTCAAATCAACCGGGTGGAACAGGCAGTTCCGCTGGCGAAAACCCTGGTAGAGAACGGCCTGCCCGTGGCAGAAGTAACCTTCCGGACTGACGCGGCAGCAGAAGCCATCCGCCTGATGCGGGAAGCTTATCCAACGCTGTGTATCGGCGCGGGTACTGTGCTGAATGCGGCGCAGGTGGATCGCGCGCAGGCAGCCGGTGCCGAGTTTATTGTGGCGCCGGGTCTGAACCCGAATACAGTGCGTTACTGTCAGGAGAAGGGGATTGTGGTGGTTCCGGGCGTGAACAACCCAAGCCAGATTGAACAGGCGCTGGAACTGGGTCTGAACTTTCTGAAATTCTTCCCGGCGGAAGCCTCCGGCGGTCTGAATATGGTGAAATCACTGCTGGCACCTTATGTGGATGTCAGCCTGATGCCAACCGGCGGCATCAGTAAAGCCAATATTCGTGACTATCTGGCCGTGGATCGCGTGCTGTGCTGTGGCGGCACCTGGATGGTCGCCCCGCAGCTGATTGATAACGGTGACTGGGAAGAAATCGGTCGTCTGGTGCGTGAAGCAGTCGCGCTGGTTCGCGACTGA
- a CDS encoding sodium:solute symporter family protein: MNSTLFLTGFGAYVVFMIWLGWFVSRSQKSGEDFLLGGRGLPLFLVLGTTVATMVGTGSSMGAVGFGYLNGWAGALYGIGGALGILLLAWWFAPVRKLNFMTMSEELAYYVGANKVVKNVVGVLIFVACIGWLGAHILGGGLYLAWIADIDLNTAKIVIAAAFTIYVVIGGYTAVVWTDTIQAIVLFFGFILMAVLSVQQIGGLENLYQAMDPAAVSLLGIEKLGALPALSLAMVVGVGILATPSFRQRIYSGKDVSTIRRSFVMSGVLYLFFSIIPAVIGMSAHAINPELNNANYAFPYVAATVLPVAVGMIVLIAGLSATMSSASSDAIAGVSIMLRDIFILFTGKVPSKDKMVFYSRLSLVIVIGMALLFALTSNDIISYITKMISTVMSGMFVCGMLGRFWSRYNWQGALATLAGASAASFSVILNADWNAYWGNPCIPSVLTALVAGATVSLLTPANQVSPAQAKAILDAEREAMENTVQKDISTEAACAK; encoded by the coding sequence ATGAACAGTACACTCTTTCTCACCGGATTCGGTGCATATGTGGTGTTTATGATCTGGCTGGGCTGGTTTGTGTCCCGCTCTCAGAAATCAGGGGAAGATTTTCTGCTGGGCGGACGTGGCCTGCCATTGTTCCTCGTACTGGGGACGACCGTGGCAACCATGGTGGGTACCGGCTCCAGTATGGGCGCAGTCGGTTTCGGATACCTGAACGGCTGGGCCGGTGCGTTATACGGAATCGGGGGTGCCCTGGGGATCTTACTGCTGGCCTGGTGGTTTGCCCCGGTCCGTAAGCTGAACTTCATGACCATGAGTGAAGAACTGGCCTACTATGTTGGCGCCAACAAGGTGGTGAAAAACGTTGTGGGTGTGCTGATCTTCGTGGCCTGTATCGGCTGGCTGGGCGCCCATATTCTCGGCGGCGGCCTGTATTTGGCGTGGATCGCGGATATCGATCTGAATACTGCCAAGATCGTCATTGCTGCGGCCTTCACCATTTATGTCGTCATCGGCGGTTATACCGCGGTGGTCTGGACCGATACGATTCAGGCGATTGTTCTGTTCTTCGGCTTTATTCTGATGGCGGTACTTTCCGTTCAGCAGATCGGCGGGCTGGAAAACCTCTATCAAGCCATGGATCCGGCAGCGGTGAGCCTGCTCGGCATTGAAAAGCTGGGCGCACTGCCTGCGCTGTCGCTGGCGATGGTGGTCGGTGTCGGAATTCTGGCTACGCCGTCTTTCCGCCAGCGTATTTACTCGGGTAAGGATGTGTCCACGATTCGCCGCTCTTTCGTCATGTCCGGTGTACTTTACCTGTTTTTCTCAATTATTCCGGCAGTCATCGGGATGTCTGCCCACGCCATTAACCCGGAACTGAACAACGCGAACTATGCGTTTCCTTATGTCGCCGCAACCGTGCTGCCGGTCGCCGTGGGGATGATTGTGCTGATTGCGGGTCTGTCTGCCACCATGTCGAGCGCCAGTTCCGATGCAATTGCCGGGGTGTCGATCATGCTGCGTGACATTTTTATCCTTTTTACGGGCAAAGTGCCCTCAAAAGACAAAATGGTGTTTTACTCCCGTCTGTCGCTGGTGATTGTCATTGGCATGGCCCTGCTGTTCGCGCTGACTTCGAATGACATTATCAGCTATATCACCAAGATGATTTCCACCGTGATGTCAGGCATGTTCGTCTGCGGCATGCTGGGGCGGTTCTGGTCCCGGTATAACTGGCAGGGAGCACTGGCAACGCTGGCCGGGGCTTCAGCGGCATCTTTCTCGGTGATTCTGAATGCGGACTGGAATGCCTACTGGGGAAATCCCTGCATCCCGTCGGTGCTGACTGCGCTGGTGGCCGGTGCAACTGTCAGCCTGCTGACGCCTGCCAATCAGGTGAGCCCGGCACAGGCCAAAGCCATCCTGGATGCCGAGCGTGAAGCGATGGAAAACACTGTTCAGAAGGACATCAGTACAGAGGCTGCCTGCGCGAAATAA
- a CDS encoding sugar kinase, with amino-acid sequence MVELSGQPLRRTFGGDTLNTALYLARLGRSRRLDVSYATALGKDNISQDMLSAWQEEYIDTRLVRRLDEKLPGLYLVETEPSGERHFHYWRNDSAAKFYFATGVTPLERAIDNNEFDVLYISGISLAILAEDAKAILITLLEKHKATGGKVVFDNNFRPQLWTAKQAQYWYKQVLPFVDIALITEDDDQKVWGEGDVTERCRDFGCAEVVIKRGSQPCLVATDLQSDHPGISEVAANPVQTVIDTCAAGDSFAAGYLAGRLSGETATASAELGHQLAAIVIQHPGAIIPPEAMTEMM; translated from the coding sequence ATGGTCGAGCTGAGCGGCCAGCCGTTACGTCGCACCTTTGGTGGTGATACCTTAAATACGGCACTCTATCTGGCCCGGCTCGGACGTTCTCGCCGGTTGGATGTCAGTTACGCAACGGCACTGGGAAAAGACAATATCAGCCAGGATATGCTGTCTGCCTGGCAGGAAGAATATATTGATACGCGTCTGGTGCGTCGGCTGGACGAGAAATTACCCGGACTCTATCTGGTGGAAACTGAGCCCAGCGGCGAGCGCCATTTTCACTATTGGCGCAATGACAGTGCCGCGAAGTTTTATTTCGCGACCGGAGTTACCCCGCTTGAACGGGCCATTGATAACAATGAGTTTGATGTGTTGTATATCAGCGGCATCAGTCTGGCGATTCTGGCGGAAGATGCCAAAGCCATTCTGATTACACTGTTGGAAAAACACAAAGCGACCGGCGGTAAAGTTGTGTTCGATAACAACTTCCGGCCGCAACTGTGGACAGCCAAACAGGCTCAATACTGGTATAAGCAGGTGCTGCCTTTTGTGGATATCGCCTTGATCACCGAAGATGATGACCAGAAAGTGTGGGGCGAGGGCGATGTGACGGAACGTTGCCGCGATTTTGGCTGCGCTGAAGTTGTGATTAAGCGCGGCAGCCAGCCGTGTCTGGTGGCGACGGATTTACAGTCTGACCATCCGGGGATCAGTGAAGTGGCTGCCAACCCGGTTCAGACGGTGATTGATACCTGCGCGGCAGGCGATTCATTTGCAGCGGGTTATCTGGCAGGCCGGCTGAGCGGAGAAACAGCCACGGCATCGGCAGAACTGGGTCACCAGCTGGCTGCGATTGTGATTCAACACCCGGGCGCGATTATTCCGCCCGAGGCTATGACAGAGATGATGTAA